Genomic DNA from bacterium:
GTCTTCGATCAGTACATCATCATCGGCATCCAGCCATTTCTGTGACGCTGTTTTGATGATTTTAATATCACCTTTTTTTGCTCTATCCGTAAATCCGCCGCACTTGTCAATATAATATCGGTAATCTTTGCCGTGATCAAAATCTACAATACCTGATAACAACGCACCACCAACAACGGTCACGGTTCGCCGGATAGATGATACATCAATATAATCACCGCGCTTTAAAATAACATCATACTCCGGATTCACTTTTTCGTCGGCAAATAGTTTTTTAAAATCTGTTTGTACGACGGGTTTTTGTTGACGTGTTTTGGCTTTGAAGTAAGACTTTTCAATGTCGTTCATCTCGGACACCGGTGTCAATTTCAGACGTTCATATTCTTGATCGATATCCTCTTTTGCGGGACTGCGATAAATGGAAATGCGATCCAATGATACATACGGCGTAAAACCACCAGCCCTTTTAATCACATCCGAAACGGTCGTTTTATCTTCGATAATGGCATAGGATCCAGGATACATCACTTCACCTTGGATAGCTACATCAGCCCGATCATGATACTGCGCGTGTTTTCGGAAATAAATACGATCATCCGGTTTGAGACGCAGATTGATCGTGGTATCCTCTGGATTTTGATACACTTCACGCAAATCGCGCGTAATGCGTATTACCTCTCGGCCTGTATCCTTGGCCATACGGTACATGATGAAAATGGATGAGTCAATCCCCTGCACTAAACCACCGGCCAATCGAATAGCATCGATGATATTCTCATTCGCCACGTATTCCATCGTACCATGACTTGCTACAGCACCCAAAATCTGATAACTTGCATATTGAGCAGGTACAAATATACGGTCACCGTCGTTAAGTAATGGATCCGAATCCAAATCTAAATTTCGGCCGCGTTTTATAAAATCAACACTCTGCGATGTACCGTCCTTACGATACAGAATAATATTTCTTTGCGATGCCTTTCCGTTTAAACCGCCCGCTTTCGCAATGGCTGTCGATACCCGTTCTGTTCCTGAGACCACTACCGAACTCGGATTATTACACATACCCCCTACGGGCACGCGAAAAGAGCGAAGTGAAACCAGGTTGATCGTCACCTCGGCATTGGTATACACAGTTCTGATACTTTTTCCTACACGCTCTTGTACTTCGGCCAAATTGAGGTTTTTAACATCTATCGCTTTTACGGTAGGAACAATCAAAAAACCTTCGGGCGATACAACGGTTCTGAAGTTTTGATTGACCTGCCCCCAAATCGAAACTAAAAACTGATCCCCGGGACCAACATAGTATTGTTTTGGATCTACAACCGTCTCAAGAATATTATTGGATTTTTCAGGGAATAAAACATCGTCCGGGTCACCGGAAGAGTTATCCTTTTCTAATTCCTCTTTGATTTTAGATCGATCCTGTTGCGCCAATACTGTGGTATCCGTCATCGCCGAAAGAATCAGAGCTGAAATCATTGTTAAGAATAAATGCTTTTTCATACAAGATCCTTCAGTTTTTCGGCAATACGCTCCGCCGCCATACCATCCCATAGAGCCGGAATATTTCCTTTTTTGTAGCTACGGTTCAATACGGCTTCCATACACGATTTCAACGCATCCCGATCTTGTCCTACCAACGTATTAGTACCGACATCCAAAGTAACCGGCCTTTCGGTATTGGCGCGCATGGTAAGACATGGTACACCCAAAAACGTTGTTTCTTCTTGCACACCGCCGGAATCGGTAACGGCGGCAACAGAGGAACGCATCAATGCAATAAAATCAAAATACCCGAGCGGCTCAATCAATCGAATTCGTTCGTTCAACTTGACTTTATGATCCATCCCATATTGCGTAAGTTTGGTTTTGGTCCTTGGATGAACGGGGAAAACAACCGGCATATAACCCGCTATAAACTCCAATAGACCAAGCATAGACCGTAAATTTTCCTCGGAATCCACGTTCGCCGGACGATGCAGTGTGACAAGGACAAATTCTTTTTCCTTTAGATTCATGCGCTGGAGAATATCCGACGCCTCAATCTTGGGTAATGCAAATGTAAGCGAATCAATCATCACATTGCCGGCGAAGAAAATCTGATTTTCTTGTTTACCCTCATTCTTGAGATTTTGATTAGCCGATGACTCGGTAGTGAACAGATAATCCGAAATGGCATCGGTTACCAAACGATTGATTTCCTCCGGCATCGTACGATCAAAACTTCGTAATCCGGCTTCAACATGAATAACAGGCACATGAAGTTTGGAAGCTGTTACAGCACACGCCATCGTCGAATTCACATCTCCCACCACCAACACATAATCGGGTTTTTCGTTTACCAAAATGGAATCAAACTTCAGCATCAGATCCGCAGTCTGTTGCGCATGCGATCCACCACCAACTCCCATATGAATATCCGGATCGGGCATTTGCAATTCTTTAAAAAAAATATCCGACATGATCGCATCATAATGCTGACCCGTATGAATAAGCTTTGATGTGATCTGCGGATAATTCTTAATCGCTCTTAAAATGGGAGCAATTTTCATAAAATTAGGACGCGCACCGGCGATACAGAGCAGTTTCATCGTTGATTTATACCTTACCGGAGCCGAGTACAGCTATTTTATCGCGCCCATGCGTCACGGATTTGGTTGCATTACGGGAATCCACAACACTGGCGGCGTGGGAGACTATTTCATTATAATCATAGCGCGAGTGATCCGTTCCGACAAACACAACATCAACGGACTTCAAAAGCTCCGTGCTGATCACGTGTGATTTATAAACTTTACCCAAAAGTTCAACTTCAGGAACATACGGATCATTGTACATCACATCGCTAAACCCTTTCTGAATCATGATTTCCATCACTTTCAGCGATGGTGAATGCCGTGTATCATCCACATCCTTTTTGAAGGCCGCACCGAGAACCAATACTTTAGCTTTTTTAAGCGCAACACCGCGATTGGCCAAAGCTTCTACGATCATCGAATAGGCATAATAGGGCATATTCTCATTGACCTCCGCAGCCAATTCGATAAAGTTGGTATGAAAATCGTAGCCGCGTGCTTTCCATGACAAATAATAGGGATCAATAAGAATGCAATGTCCTCCGATACCAGGGCCCGGGTAAAACGGCATATAACCAAAAGGTTTTGTACCGGCCGCATTTATTACTTCCCACATGTCCACACCGCCCATGCGATCGCAGAGTTGTGCCAACTCATTAACAAGGGCAATATTTACACTGCGAAAAATATTTTCGAGCAGTTTGCACATTTCGGCAACCCGAGGATTGGATACGGGTACTACTTTTTCTATGATCTGAGCATTGATGAGACAAGCCAGTTCGGTACACTTCGAAGTCACACCCCCGACCACGACCGGGGTATTGGCTGTTGTATATTTTTTATTGCCGGGATCAATGCGTTCCGGCGAAAATGCGAGATAATAATCGGCACCGACTTTCAGACCTTTTTTATCAAGAATCGGCATCGTTACTTTTTCCGTGGTCTCCGGAAACGTAGTGCTTTTAAGAATAACAAGCTGCTCTTTACGAAGCCCGCTTGCAATTCCTTCGCTGGCACTGACGATATACGAAACATCGGGCTCTTTATTATCCGTGAAGGGCGTCGGTACACATATATAGATGATGTCCATTTCGCCGATACGCTGATAGGTAGTATCGGCTTTTAACTTACCCGATTGATAGCATTTTTGGAAACGATCATTGGGTATATCTTCGATATAGTTATGGCCATCATTGATACTTTTTACTTTTTTAGAATCAAGATCAATACCCAAGGTGTCGTAACCGGAGGCAGCGAATTCAACAGCCAAAGGCAATCCCACATAACCTAATCCGATGATACCCACTTTGGCCGATTTATTTTTTATTTTACTCTCTAGATTCACGTGGAGACTCCAATTTATTTTATTCTTATTCTATTTTACAATTCGCCCTACCGCATTATACTCAAATCCGAGTGCTTTTATTTCTTTTGGATCGAATATGTTTCTGCAATCAACAATCTTAGCCGATTTTAGCAGTGTTTTCGCTTTGACCAAATCCAACTCGCGAAACTCATTCCACTCCGTCACGATCACCATACAGTCAGCACCTTGCACGGCTTCAAAAGCATCTTTAGCATAATACATCGTCGGGAAAAATTTCTGCGCTTGTTCCATAGCTACGGGATCATAAGCTTTCACAACGCCGCCTTCTTTGGTGATTTCTTCCATGATCACAAGCGATGTGGCTTCACGGATGTCGTCGGTATTAGGTTTGAACGCAATACCCAGCACCGCGATGGTTTTACCTTTAAAATTACCGCCGACCATTTTTCTGATTTTTTCAACCATGAGCATTTTTTGGTAATCATTCGCCTGAATGGCGGCATTGACAACAAGGTTTTGAACCCCAACCTCTTCGGCTGTTTTGGCTAACGCCATGGTATCTTTAGGAAAACAAGAACCGCCGAAACCGCCACCGGCATGGAGAAATTTCGGACTGATACGGCCATCCAATCCCATCGCTTTGGCAACAACCTTTACATCAGCACCGATCTTTTCGCAAATATTGGCGATTTCATTAATAAACGAAATTTTTACGGCCAGAAATGCATTCGATGCATATTTGATCATTTCGGATGATTCGACATTGGTCACGACCATCGGCGTCTCATTGATATAAAGCGCCCGATACACTGTTTTCATCACCTCTGTCGCACGATCGCTGTTGCTCCCTATGACCACACGATCCGGTCTTAAGAAATCACTGACCGCAGAACCTTCGCGTAAAAATTCGGGATTGGATACCACGTCAAATTCGGCACCTTTGGGGGCATGCTCGGAAAGAATCTTCCTGACTTTTTCACCCGTACCCGCAGGAACCGTACTCTTGGTGACTACAACTTTATAGCCGTTTAAGTTTTTTGCAATAGTTTCGGCGACTTTGAAAACAATACTCAAATCGGCGTCCCCCTTAGGTCCGGGTGGCGTACCTACCGCGATAAAAATGACTTCGGACTCTTTGATAGACTGCGCCACGTCATTGGAAAAAAACAAACGTTTTTTCTCAACATTGCGATCCACCACTTCCTTAAGGCCCGGCTCATAAATCGGTATAACACCTTGATTGAGTTTATCAATTTTTTCTTTATCAATATCGGCGCATATGACGTTGTTGCCAAAATCGGCTAAACACGCACCGGATACCAGGCCAACATAACCGGTTCCTACCACGCATATCTTTTTCACAGTAATACCTCTAGATTATTGGATTCCGTTATTTTTTATTCTTTGCAAAGCCTCTTTAGCGGCTTGCTGTTCTGCTTCTTTTTTGGATAACCCTCTGCCGCATCCTAGTATGGTATCTTTAACGGCTACTTGGATGGTAAACTCTTTTTGATGTTCGGGCCCTGTTTCGCTGACGACGATATACTGCGGAATACCGAGATCTTTGCCTTGGGTATATTCCAGTAAATCGCCCTTAAAATTGGAATTCATTTCGCTCTGCAAAATACGCTCGGTATCGCAAAGCAGCGTATCCAAAACAAATTTACGCGCCGTATGATACCCGTGGTCCAGATAAACCGCTGCGATGAGCGCTTCAAAAACATCCGATAATATAGATGAACGCGAACGACCACCCGAGCGCTCTTCACCATCGCTCATCACTATAAACTGACCCAGTCCCAAGGCTTCGGCTTTATGCGCTAACGTCTTTTTATTGACTAAGTGCGATTTCCCTTTCGTCAAAAAGCCTTCATCGGATTCGGGGTATTTCTGAAAAAGAAATTCCGCCGTGATCGTACTGAGTATCGCATCACCGAGAAACTCCATGCGTTCATACGACGAAAAGTGTTTCTCATTACTCACATTTAAGAAAGAACGATGTTTGAGTGCTTGAATATATAACTTCGGATTCTCAATCCGAACACCTAAAACACGCGATAAATCCTGAAGCCGTAATCCGTTATCAGGTAAAAAACCATCGGCTTGT
This window encodes:
- a CDS encoding SLBB domain-containing protein, with protein sequence MKKHLFLTMISALILSAMTDTTVLAQQDRSKIKEELEKDNSSGDPDDVLFPEKSNNILETVVDPKQYYVGPGDQFLVSIWGQVNQNFRTVVSPEGFLIVPTVKAIDVKNLNLAEVQERVGKSIRTVYTNAEVTINLVSLRSFRVPVGGMCNNPSSVVVSGTERVSTAIAKAGGLNGKASQRNIILYRKDGTSQSVDFIKRGRNLDLDSDPLLNDGDRIFVPAQYASYQILGAVASHGTMEYVANENIIDAIRLAGGLVQGIDSSIFIMYRMAKDTGREVIRITRDLREVYQNPEDTTINLRLKPDDRIYFRKHAQYHDRADVAIQGEVMYPGSYAIIEDKTTVSDVIKRAGGFTPYVSLDRISIYRSPAKEDIDQEYERLKLTPVSEMNDIEKSYFKAKTRQQKPVVQTDFKKLFADEKVNPEYDVILKRGDYIDVSSIRRTVTVVGGALLSGIVDFDHGKDYRYYIDKCGGFTDRAKKGDIKIIKTASQKWLDADDDVLIEDGDVIFVPEKEPVDGWQIFKDALTITGQLAAITSTIILIYFTVK
- the wecB gene encoding UDP-N-acetylglucosamine 2-epimerase (non-hydrolyzing) produces the protein MKLLCIAGARPNFMKIAPILRAIKNYPQITSKLIHTGQHYDAIMSDIFFKELQMPDPDIHMGVGGGSHAQQTADLMLKFDSILVNEKPDYVLVVGDVNSTMACAVTASKLHVPVIHVEAGLRSFDRTMPEEINRLVTDAISDYLFTTESSANQNLKNEGKQENQIFFAGNVMIDSLTFALPKIEASDILQRMNLKEKEFVLVTLHRPANVDSEENLRSMLGLLEFIAGYMPVVFPVHPRTKTKLTQYGMDHKVKLNERIRLIEPLGYFDFIALMRSSVAAVTDSGGVQEETTFLGVPCLTMRANTERPVTLDVGTNTLVGQDRDALKSCMEAVLNRSYKKGNIPALWDGMAAERIAEKLKDLV
- a CDS encoding nucleotide sugar dehydrogenase: MNLESKIKNKSAKVGIIGLGYVGLPLAVEFAASGYDTLGIDLDSKKVKSINDGHNYIEDIPNDRFQKCYQSGKLKADTTYQRIGEMDIIYICVPTPFTDNKEPDVSYIVSASEGIASGLRKEQLVILKSTTFPETTEKVTMPILDKKGLKVGADYYLAFSPERIDPGNKKYTTANTPVVVGGVTSKCTELACLINAQIIEKVVPVSNPRVAEMCKLLENIFRSVNIALVNELAQLCDRMGGVDMWEVINAAGTKPFGYMPFYPGPGIGGHCILIDPYYLSWKARGYDFHTNFIELAAEVNENMPYYAYSMIVEALANRGVALKKAKVLVLGAAFKKDVDDTRHSPSLKVMEIMIQKGFSDVMYNDPYVPEVELLGKVYKSHVISTELLKSVDVVFVGTDHSRYDYNEIVSHAASVVDSRNATKSVTHGRDKIAVLGSGKV
- a CDS encoding UDP-glucose/GDP-mannose dehydrogenase family protein — translated: MKKICVVGTGYVGLVSGACLADFGNNVICADIDKEKIDKLNQGVIPIYEPGLKEVVDRNVEKKRLFFSNDVAQSIKESEVIFIAVGTPPGPKGDADLSIVFKVAETIAKNLNGYKVVVTKSTVPAGTGEKVRKILSEHAPKGAEFDVVSNPEFLREGSAVSDFLRPDRVVIGSNSDRATEVMKTVYRALYINETPMVVTNVESSEMIKYASNAFLAVKISFINEIANICEKIGADVKVVAKAMGLDGRISPKFLHAGGGFGGSCFPKDTMALAKTAEEVGVQNLVVNAAIQANDYQKMLMVEKIRKMVGGNFKGKTIAVLGIAFKPNTDDIREATSLVIMEEITKEGGVVKAYDPVAMEQAQKFFPTMYYAKDAFEAVQGADCMVIVTEWNEFRELDLVKAKTLLKSAKIVDCRNIFDPKEIKALGFEYNAVGRIVK
- the rnc gene encoding ribonuclease III, yielding MSPGTSQEHAVHGGWFNGIIRFFRRAWGPEQADGFLPDNGLRLQDLSRVLGVRIENPKLYIQALKHRSFLNVSNEKHFSSYERMEFLGDAILSTITAEFLFQKYPESDEGFLTKGKSHLVNKKTLAHKAEALGLGQFIVMSDGEERSGGRSRSSILSDVFEALIAAVYLDHGYHTARKFVLDTLLCDTERILQSEMNSNFKGDLLEYTQGKDLGIPQYIVVSETGPEHQKEFTIQVAVKDTILGCGRGLSKKEAEQQAAKEALQRIKNNGIQ